A genomic segment from Dioscorea cayenensis subsp. rotundata cultivar TDr96_F1 unplaced genomic scaffold, TDr96_F1_v2_PseudoChromosome.rev07_lg8_w22 25.fasta BLBR01000931.1, whole genome shotgun sequence encodes:
- the LOC120255295 gene encoding signal peptide peptidase-like 4 has product MVCDRNETDLNINIPAVMLPQDAGASLESTIKNGVAVAVQLYSPDRPLVDTAEVFLWLMAVCTILCASYWSAWSAREASTEHEKLLKDAPEELLKMETSGSGVVDINTASALLFVVIASCFLILLYKRMSSWFVELLVILFCIGGVEGLQTCLVVLLSRWFKRAGESFIKVPFFGDVSYLTLAVSPFCIAFAVIWAVYRRISFAWIGQDILGIALIITVLQIVHVPNLKVGTVLLSCAFLYDHLLGFSFRWFHESVMIVVARVIKTGEDVPMLLKIPRMFDPWGGYSIIGFGDILLPGLLVAFSLRYDFLAKKKLRNGYFLWSMTAYGAGLLGTYLALTLMDGHGQPALLYIVPIMLGTLLMIGKRRGELKNLWTRGEPERACPHIQSTE; this is encoded by the exons ATGGTCTGTGATCGCAATGAGACAGATCTCAATATAAATATACCTGCTGTTATGCTCCCTCAAGATGCTGGTGCGAGCCTGGAGAGTACTATCAAAAATGGTGTTGCAG TTGCAGTGCAGTTATACTCTCCAGACCGTCCTCTTGTGGATACAGCAGAGGTGTTTCTATGGTTAATGGCAGTCTGTACTATATTGTGTGCTTCTTATTGGTCAGCATGGAGTGCTAGAGAAGCATCTACCGAACATGAGAAGCTGTTAAAG GATGCTCCAGAAGAGTTGCTAAAGATGGAAACCAGTGGCAGTGGTGTTGTGGACATTAACACCGCGTCTGCACTTCTATTTGTTGTGATTGCATCATGCTTCCTGATCTTACTTTACAAACGCATGTCCTCGTGGTTTGTGGAGCTTTTGGTGATTCTATTTTGCATTGGAGGAGTGGAG GGCCTGCAAACTTGCTTGGTGGTTTTGTTGTCAAG GTGGTTTAAACGCGCTGGAGAATCATTTATTAAAGTGCCCTTCTTTGGAGATGTCTCGTACCTTACTCTCGCTGTTTCTCCTTTCTGCATAGCATTTGCTGTCATTTGGGCTGTTTATCGCCGAATATCATTTGCCTGGATAGGCCAAGATATATTG GGTATTGCATTGATTATTACAGTCCTCCAGATTGTTCATGTACCAAATCTCAAG GTGGGTACTGTGCTTCTTAGTTGTGCCTTCCTGTATGATCATCTTCTGGGTTTTTCTTTCAGGTGGTTCCATGAAAGTGTGATGATTGTG GTTGCTCGAGTGATAAAAACTGGAGAGGATGTGCCTATGCTACTAAAAATCCCTCGAATGTTTGATCCATGGGGCGGTTACAGTATCATTGGTTTTGGAGACATCCTACTACCAGGCCTGTTGGTTGCCTTCTCTTTGAG ATATGATTTTTTGGCAAAGAAAAAACTTCGAAATGGCTACTTCTTATGGTCGATGACCGCCTATGGTGCTG GCTTGCTCGGCACATATCTTGCCTTGACTTTGATGGATGGACATGGCCAGCCAGCCCTTCTTTACATTGTACCAATCATGCTAG